Genomic DNA from Acidobacteriota bacterium:
GGCCCGGCTCGAAACGCAGCGCGACGATCTGTCGGTCGCCCTCCGGCAGGTCGCCCTGCGCGAGCGGGATCTCGACGACACGATCATCCGTGCACCTTTCGGCGGCGTCGTCGTTTCCAAGAACGCTCAGGAAGGCGAGATGATCTCGCCGATGTCCGCTGGCGGGAGTTTCACCCGCACCGGCATCTGCACGATCGTCGACATGAGCTCGCTCGAGATCGAGGTCGACGTGAACGAGGCCTACATCAATCGCGTCACGGCGGACCAGCGCGTCGTGGCGGTTCTCGACGCGTATCCCGACTGGGAGATTCCGGGGCACGTCATCGCAGTCATTCCAACGGCGGACCGGCAGAAGGCGACGGTGCGGGTGCGGATCGCACTCGACGTCGAGGACGCGAGAATTCTTCCCGACATGGGAGTGAAGGTCCGGTTCATCGCGGAAGAAGACGTGGCGTCGACACTTTCGAGTCTGACGTCTCTCCCGGGAGAAGCGGTTCGACGCGATGGTGAGAGCGACATCGTTTTCGTCGTCCGTGACGGAAGGGTCGAGCGCCGGGCGGTCAATGTGGCGTCGCGGCAGAACGAGCGGGTCCTGGTTCGTGCGGGCGTATCGCCCGGGGAACGAGTCGTGACGAGCTCGGAGGAAGCGCTCGAGGACGGAATGGAAGTCGAGGTTCGGGAAGGAGAGGAGCGATGACGGATCGAAATGAGATTGTCACGATGAATGGCGTCGAGAAGGTATTCAGGCGCGGATCGGAAGAGATCCACGTGCTCTCGAGTCTGGACCTCGGCATCGCAGAGGGGGAGTTTCTCGCGCTCATGGGTCCCTCCGGGTCGGGAAAGAGCACGCTGCTCAACCTTCTGGCCGGACTCGACCGTCCGAGCGGAGGATCGATCGAGGTCGGTGGCCAGCGGATCGATCGGATGTCGAGCCGGCAGCTCGCACGATGGCGCTCGCGCCACGTCGGTCTGATCTTCCAGTTCTACAATCTCCTGCCGGTCGTCTCCGCCGCGCGAAATGTCGAGCTCCCCCTGCTCCTCACTTCCCTGTCGCGCGCAAAGCGACGGAAGCAGGTGGAGAACGCGCTCAATCTCGTCGAGCTCGGCCACCGGATGCATCACACGCCGCGAACCCTTTCCGGCGGAGAGCAGCAGCGGGTCGGCATTGCGAGAGCGATCGTGACGGACCCGACCCTGGTCCTCGCGGACGAGCCGACCGGCGACCTCGATCGAAAAAGCGGAGACGGCATCCTCGATCTCCTTCAGGCGCTCAACCGCGAGCACGGGAAGACGATCGTCATGGTCACCCACGACCCCCACGCGGCAGCCCGCGCCTCAAGAACCCTGCACCTGCTCGACGGGAAACTCTCGGCGGAAATGGCCGCATGAAGTTTCTACCCGTCGTTCTCGCAAACTTCAGAAGACACCGGTTGCGAACGATCCTGACAATCCTCTCGGTCCTGGTCGCGTTCCTCCTGTTCGGTTACCTCTCCGCGATCACGAAGGCATTCTCGATGGGGATCGACATCGCCGGCGAGGACCGTCTCGTCGTTCGGCACAAGGTATCGATCATCCAGCTGCTGCCGGAAAGCTACGAGCAGGACATCGAGAGCATCGACGGAGTGGCGAACGCCACCGCGTTCACGTGGTTCGGCGGAATCTATCAGGATCCGAAAAACTTCTTCGCTCAGATCGCCACCGACCCCGATGAAGTGTGGGACATCTATCCGGAATACGTGATCGATGAAGAATCGCTGGCGCGATTCAATGCGACACGAACGGGCGCGGTCGTCGGGAAACAGACCGCCGAACGCTACGGCTTCAAAGTAGGCGATCGGGTTCCGATTCAGGCGACGATCTGGCAACCGAGAGACGGAACCCAGACGTGGACATTCGAGATCGTCGGCATCTACGAAGCTGCCGAAAAAGGGGCCGACGACTCGCAGTTCTTCTTCCGGCAGGATTACCTCGAGGAGAACTCATACACGGGCGGTCAGGTCGGCTGGTACGTGATCAAAGTCGACGACCCCGACCGCTCGGTGGAGCTCGCCAGAACGGTCGACGAAACATTCGCGAACTCGCCTGCCGAGACGAAGACCGAAACCGAGGGAGCGTTCATCCAGGCTTTTGCCGATCAGGTCGGGAACATCGGCGCGATCGTGACCGCAATCCTCTCGGCGGTCTTCTTCACGATTCTTCTCGTCGCCGGGAACACGATGGCGCAGGCGGTCCGGGAGCGGACCCGGGAGCTCGGGGTGCTCAAAGCGCTCGGGTTCTCCGACGCCGCGGTGCTGGCACTCGTCCTGATCGAGTCGACGATCATCGCGATCATCGGAGGCGCGATCGGGCTGGGCCTCGCCTGGGTACTGATCGCTCAGGGGGACCCGACCGGCGGAGCGCTCCCGCTTTTTTATTTTCCGATTCGCGATCTCGTACTCGGAGCGGCCTTCGTGCTCCTCCTCGGAATCGTAGCGGGACTCCTTCCCGCGATTCAGGCGATGCGCCTCAATACGGTCGAGGCCCTCCGGAGGGATTGATGACGAGCTGGCTCGCACAGATATGGTCGCTGATCCGCTTCAATCTGAAGACGTTGCCGGCGCGAAAAGGGAGCGCATTCTCCGCGAT
This window encodes:
- a CDS encoding efflux RND transporter periplasmic adaptor subunit, with the translated sequence MAIDKKALDDLRIDRGDEEPRSPAGRWVAAGVLTVILLAAVWGFAARNQAPEVTVEEAVALNVGGSADAATVLNANGYVTARRAATVSSKVTGRVTAVLVEEGMVVEEGEILARIDPATPEAALRLAQAQARATESALRETEVRIEEARLDLERAERLARERVASQQDLDRARTTLRALQARLETQRDDLSVALRQVALRERDLDDTIIRAPFGGVVVSKNAQEGEMISPMSAGGSFTRTGICTIVDMSSLEIEVDVNEAYINRVTADQRVVAVLDAYPDWEIPGHVIAVIPTADRQKATVRVRIALDVEDARILPDMGVKVRFIAEEDVASTLSSLTSLPGEAVRRDGESDIVFVVRDGRVERRAVNVASRQNERVLVRAGVSPGERVVTSSEEALEDGMEVEVREGEER
- a CDS encoding ABC transporter ATP-binding protein, encoding MNGVEKVFRRGSEEIHVLSSLDLGIAEGEFLALMGPSGSGKSTLLNLLAGLDRPSGGSIEVGGQRIDRMSSRQLARWRSRHVGLIFQFYNLLPVVSAARNVELPLLLTSLSRAKRRKQVENALNLVELGHRMHHTPRTLSGGEQQRVGIARAIVTDPTLVLADEPTGDLDRKSGDGILDLLQALNREHGKTIVMVTHDPHAAARASRTLHLLDGKLSAEMAA
- a CDS encoding FtsX-like permease family protein yields the protein MKFLPVVLANFRRHRLRTILTILSVLVAFLLFGYLSAITKAFSMGIDIAGEDRLVVRHKVSIIQLLPESYEQDIESIDGVANATAFTWFGGIYQDPKNFFAQIATDPDEVWDIYPEYVIDEESLARFNATRTGAVVGKQTAERYGFKVGDRVPIQATIWQPRDGTQTWTFEIVGIYEAAEKGADDSQFFFRQDYLEENSYTGGQVGWYVIKVDDPDRSVELARTVDETFANSPAETKTETEGAFIQAFADQVGNIGAIVTAILSAVFFTILLVAGNTMAQAVRERTRELGVLKALGFSDAAVLALVLIESTIIAIIGGAIGLGLAWVLIAQGDPTGGALPLFYFPIRDLVLGAAFVLLLGIVAGLLPAIQAMRLNTVEALRRD